The nucleotide sequence TTCAATAATAAATATGAGTAAATTCTTTGATCCTGAGGAGACACTTGTGGCCAGCGAATTATGGGATTTCCTCTCTGGTCAGAAGAATACTATGGAACAGATTCTGGAAATAATAAACAATATTGCCACACCTGATTTTCTTGAAAAATTTAGATACTTAAAGTCAGGTGAAAACAGATATAATCAGGATTATATTCCGCTTCTTGATAAATGGTTTTTATCTTCTGAGAAAGAGCTTGTGCAAAATGACGGAAAAATAAAAGATAAAATAGAGAATGATAAAAGATTAACCAGAATATATAATAAACAGCCTTTCGATGCTAAAGGCAGCTATATGTTTGAAAGGTATATTGAACTTAAAGAGTTGGTATAATATTTCTATTTTTTGATTTCTAGAAAATTCGGTAGTGGCCATTCCATGTCGATACAAAGTTTACAGAGGTTTCTAACAGTGATGTTTGCTTCACCTTTGAGAAGTTTTTGCGCTGTATCTGAATTAAGCAATTTGCTTAAGGTTACAGTATTATGCTTTCTTTTAAGTTCCTGTAAATATTTGTCTTTTAACACAATATCAATCTTCTGATTATTTTTCATACTAACTTTTTATAACATTTCTCGGAAAAACGCAATCTTTTTCTTGACATTTTGCGGTTTTCCGCATATAATATTGGGTATAAAATTAAAGATAGGAGAAGTGTTATGAATGGATTTATTGCAAATTATCTGGATAAGGAAAATAAGAATTATGGGCTATTTTTTGTGGCAAATATTTTTACCCATGAGACAGAAGAGGGGTTCCCATACCAAAAGCTGGTTTTGTACAATGACAGAGGCAAAACCGTTGGATATTCTTTCAATGAGAGCCAAAATGATAAAATATATAAGTATATAAGGATTAGCGGTAAGAAGTTTAAAAACGGAGATTCGGGAGTGATAAATATTAATATAAAAAATGCTGAAATAGTTGAGCCATCAATTGAGAACATAGGAAAAACTTTAAATTTAAATACTGCAGAAAAAAAGTATTTAAAGGAAATACATGGCTTTATAGATTTAATTCAAGATGCAGAGTTGAAAACCTTTATGACAAATGTCTTTACAGATTGGCGGACTCTTGTCAGTTTTACCAGAATTCCAGCATCATTAAAGAATCACGATTCTAAAAGAAACGGGCTGATAAAGCATACATTAGACGTCACCAAAATAGCCGATTTTCTTGCAAGAAATTTTTCTGCCGATATTGATGTAGATTTATGTATCGCAGGGGCTTTAATTCATGACATTGGAAAAACAAGAGTTTATCGAAAAGATTACAAAAAAGGTAAATACATTTATTCGAAGAAAGCTAATCTTCTCGGCCATAAATATTGCGGGATGAAACTAATAGATAAATTTCTTAATGAATACTGCTACTTATGTGAAAATCAGCATATAATGTTATCAAACATTTTTTTAAATCAACATTCAACGGATTATGACCTTGGTATTTCGCATGAAGCTTATATTGTGAAAACTGCAGATGAAATGGCTGCCCGGATGAATGTAATCTTGCCTAGTGGCGAAATTAGAAAATACAATAAGACTCTGAAAAAATTTATCATTGATGAAAATTTACTGCTAAATTCTGAGAACAATGCCGTAAATCAATAGTAATTTATACATTTAGAGGCAAATCCAATTATGGAATGTGCATCGCTATTCACCAACTGACGATCATATTTTTTGAGAAGTGCTGCAGGAGCTTTAAGGCATATACTAAGTTTGGGGTATTGTTCAGCGAGAAATTTCCCTTGATATGACTTAATTGTCCAGCTATCATAAAATAATGAATGATATACAGAACTACACAACATATTGTTATACGCCATACCAAAGGAAGTTATGAATGCCTGACAGCTCCCAACTCGACAACAAATATTTCATAGATGAGTATGTTTACAATTGCCCTTTCTGCAAAAGGGGAAATGTTTCATACATTGTCGAGAATAAAAAAGAATTCGATTGGACTGAAGAAAAGATTTGCTACATCTACATTGCCAAATGTTCGTCATGTGGTAATAGGTCAATGCATTTATCCTTCGAGGACATATATCTTTCTAGCTTAGGTTATGCGAATAAATATCGCTTCAGCATTGACGAACATGAAGACCTTGATTCAAAGTTCTTTTATTCAGTTCCAACATCTTTCTTTGCACTAGATGCTCGAATCCCCAAAGTTTTGCGGCTTCTTTTTGTAGAAGCCGAAGGCTGTTTAAAAAGCAATTACCTAACTGGCGCTTCTGTCTGTGTTCGTAAAATAATCTATGAGTTAGCAATCCTGGAAAATGCCGTAGGAAGCAACTATGACGAAAGAATAAAATCATTAAAAGAAATCCGAACAGATGTTGAGCCAGAATACTTTGACACGCTGCTTACAATTCAACAACTAACAAGCGATAAAGTTCATGAAGAGTCCTATGATGGCTGGAATAGTTCACACTTAAAACTCTTGCTTTCCACTCTGGGTGAAATTCTAACCCTAATGTACGTCATCCCTGAACTACGGAAGGAGAAAAGAACAGCTATTTTAGAGCTAAAAAAGCAACTGTCTGGTGAGGGTGATGCAGACTAATGCGTATAACAAGGCACTCCAGCCGACCGCTAACGCGTCGGCTGAGTTTAATCGTTAGAGCGTTATGGACGCCATTGCAGCTCTCCGCAAAGAATACGAGCCTAGGCTGGCCCTAGGGGCTGTGTCGGACTTCTCTCGGGCGCTGTTGGGTGCCGCATTCGACAATCTGCAAAATGAGGGGCCTCTGCGTTTCAATAACTTCTCATACGCGCTACGCGAGTTCGTCCGTCACATGCTTAAGGACGCAGCACCGTCTGATGAAGTAAAGGCGTGTATCTGGTTTAAGCCGGATAAGAATAGTAAAACCGGAATAACACGAAAGCATAGAGCGAAATACGCCATACAAGGCGGGCTGTCAGATAAGTTTGTCGAAAAAAAGTTAGGTGTCGACTCAGGCAAAACGCTCAAGGATCTGGTGGCCGCGCATGACACCCTGAGTAGGTACACTCATATTGAGCCGGGAACATTTAATGTGCCACTTGCTGACACCGAAAAGCTGGCAGAGGAGTGCCTGCAATCTGCAGCTGCATATGTTGAACTTATCTTGGAGTGCCGGCGGTCGGTCCGGGATGCAGTGGCGGACCATGTAGATCAGCATCTAATTGATGAGGTTGTTGCGAATGGAATCGACGAATTGTACGAGATCGCAACCCATGGCTGGGTAGACGGGCATTGGATCAATGATGTTTCTGTTGACGATATATCGTCGGATTCTGTGTCGTTGACTGTTGAGGGAAGTATGGATTTCGGACTGCAGTACGGGTCAGATGGCGATGTGAAACGGGATATAGGGTTTGTCACCTCGGCTTCGTTCCCGTTCGACGCCAAAATACTGGTCGAAATGAAAGCGCCGCTTGGCAAGCACGCGTCAGTAGAACGCCTTAAAGTCGATACGGATAGTTTTTACCAGTAGCGCTCTAACAATTAGCTGCTGGCGGCACAGCGAAGCTGCGCGCCTGAGCATTCGCGTTATGTATCGGATATCATGTTCATTGTTCGGCTGAACCGATACCATGAAATTGTGAGAAAGGTGAAATAAATCGCAGGGGCACATTAAAATGAAGAGTTTGAAATCAACAAACAAACAACATCTTACAATTTTTACGGCATTAAATATAGCTGTATTCTGGGTATTCATAATTTCGCCAACTGACCCCAATAAATGGAAACAGATATTTGACTCATTAACTCTAAAGGACAGTCTCTTTTTGTCAATTTCTCCTATTTTAACACTGGTACTAAGTGGTATATTCTCTGCTACAACAAAGGCACGTCTGGTTTACTGGCGCTACAACTATCCATTACCTGGTAGTGAAGCATTTTCGGTTCATATGGCAAAAGATCATAGGATTGATCCTGATGCACTCGCTACAAAGTGGGGGCCACTACCTTCAGATCCGAAAGATCAAAATCGTTTATGGTACAAAATATATAAAATTGTAGAGAATGACATTAGGGTCATGGATTCACATCGAGACTGGCTTCTATCAAGAGATTTAGCTGCTTATTCAGTGATCTTTTTGTTAGTATTTGTTCCTAGTGTTGTTGGGAGTGGCAAAGCTTGGAAAACTACGTTGATATACATTGCTATTATGATACTTCAGTATTTAATTATACTTGTCGCGGCACGCATATACGGAAAAAGGTTTGTATGCAATGTATTATCAATTGATTCTCAGTCAAATTAAATTTCTATTATATGGAGGTTTAGGTGGCTCGTTTTCATTTTCTTAATGTGAAGAATGGAGATTGCTCCATTATCGAGCATAACTCCGGACATGTATCAATTATCGATATTTGCAATGCGCGTTTACCAAAGAATGAAAGGGTGCTTTCATTAAATGAAATTATTAATCTGACAGCAGAGAGCGAGCAGTTAGCAAAAATTACTGAGGCTAGGAAAAACTACAACCAGAAAGCAAATCCAGAGAACCCAATCTCATATTTGTCGAAATTTGGAATAAAGCAGATATTTCGTTTGGCAATTACACACCCTGATATGGATCATATGGACGGCCTTGTTGACTTGTTTGAATACTCAAGACCGACGAACTATTATGACACATTAAATGAAAAAGAAATGAATAATGGGTGGGAAGGATCACCATATAGAGAAGAGGATTGGTTGCTATACAAGTCACTTCGAGACAGGCCTCCGGAGACTGATCCAAAAGCGATACGAATTTATTCAGGAGATAATGGTATTTATAGAAGAAAAAATTGGGATGGAGAACCTCCAGGTGATGCCTTTTTTACACTATCACCTACCCCACAGTTAGTAGCGGATGCGAATGAGGCAGATGATTACAACGATGCATCTTATGTTTTTATGTATTGGAGTCCAACTGGACGTGTGATTATTAGCGGGGACTCACATGACAAAGCATGGGATCATATACTTGACACTCATGAAGACCTTGTGAAGAATGTTGAAATATTGATAGCACCTCACCACGGCAGGAAATCTAAAAGATTCTATGAGTTTTTAGATATACTTAAACCTAAAATGACATTCTTTGGGAACGCACCATCTAAAGATTTAGCCTATAGCGCATGGCGAAATAGGAACCTGCCATATATTACAAATAACATGGCTGGATCAATGATCGTTAATTGTGACGATAATATGTCTTTATATGTTTCTAATGAGAATTACGCCAAGGATGAAAACGTAAATACATTCTATTCTGAAAATAATAAAGGATGGTATATCAGGGAAATTGCTCCTTCAAAATAAAAGGTTTCATATAACCAGGCTTTTACAGCGGACGCAAAGGGCTGCGCCGCTGAAAAGCAACGTTAGCTGTAAAGGAGAATGTAATTGAGTGGCCATGAAATAATCCTTTCCTACCTTGAGATCATACTGAGTCCTCAAGTGGTGATTAGTAGCGTCATTGTCGTGTTCTTGCTGATCTTTCGAGTTGCGCTTGCCGCCTTAATCGACCGGGTCGCGTCAATTAAATGGGGGCCAGCAGAACTATCTGCGCCCCAGCCGCTTAGTGATAGGCGAACGATGGATGGAGAAGTCTCGGGAGACGACACACTCGGCGAATCGGCTGACTCGGACTTGCCCGAGGGCGTTAACGTTTCAGAGGAAGATGCCAGACGACTTCGCCAAGCCATGCAGTCCGAGAGGGCGCGTGCGCATTTGTGGGAGTACCGGTTCTTAAACCTTTTCCTAGTATTGAATACCCAACGGGTGCTCGATTGGATAGCGGGTTTACCTGATCCTCCAACGTTCACGATGTATGATGCTTGGTGGCAACAAGTGATACCTACTGCGGAGCAACGGCGTACAATAATTCAAGTGCTTGAAGATCACAATTTGATTGTGATAAAAGGTGATCTCATTGAAATTACACCGAAAGGTAGAGAATACATCGAGTGGAGAGGACCGCTTCCAGGGTCTCCAGTGCAGGCCAAGCGAACTGGTCACAGCTAACTATGCCAATGTAGCGGGTCGCAAAAAGCTCGCGCCCGCTGCATTGGCCATGCTAGCTTTTTTATATTTATATTAAAGAGACAATAGGGGAATATATGGCACGTTTAGAAAAATTAAATAATATCAGTTGGAAACAACCTTTACAAAATAGAAATAAAGAATTTACTTTATGGCCTTCCCATAAAAAAGTCGCAAATTTTTGCAATTTTGAAGATGGGACTAAAAGATTATTAAATATTAAATTTGAGGAATACCAAAAAATTAATGTGACAGATAAGTTTCAAATCACCAGTGGTAGAGAAATAAGATTCCCAAAGTCATTTCAAGATATTGTAAAGCCTGTTATCCTAAAAAATCCTAATTCTTATTTTATTGTAACCGTTCTTGATGTAGAATTAGACCCAGATGATAAAGATACTTTTAATACTTCAGGCTTGGTAACAATAAATACACGAATTGGACAAGAGAAATTTAAGAAAGGACTTATTGATCATTGGGGTGGATGTAGTGTAACCGGAATAAAAATGATTGAAATTTTATATGCTTCACATATAAAACCTTGGGCAGATTCAAGCGACAAAGAACGATTAGATATATCTAATGGATTACTCCTTACTCCTACATTAGATACTTTATTTGACAAAGGCCTAATATCATTTGATAATGATGGTAAAATAATGATTTCTAAAAGAATTAAACCTTATATATCTGAACTTGGCATAAAATATAGTCTTAAACTTATCAAAAAACCTAATGACCATCAAAAAGAATATCTAAAATTCCATCATCAAAATATTTATAAAAAATAAATTATAAATTTGGCCTTGAATTCCCTGAACGGTGCCATAGATTACCAGTAGTTTCTACTTATTAGATAAAAGACAATCTTGGAGTAGTGTCCAAATTCAGAGATTAATCAATCTTTAATATAGATTGATTAACAGCGAAGCTGACCAAACAGAATAATCAAGAACAATACTACAGATATGTATTTTGCGTTCACCTTTTTCACAAGGTGAATGCAAAATACGAATAACTCTCAATCCCGCCTGTATTTGCAGGATCTAAAATCATTCAAAATTTACAGAAAAAACAAAAAATTAGAAAATTCACTGTTATATCGTTGCAAATTGCCATGTTTATCCTGTGTCTTTTTGTGATGCCAAGGGGCTGCTGTGCCATTTATAACGGTGTCCAAATCCCCCTTAATCTCACGGAGCGCGTGAGTTCATATATAGATATATAGGTCTTCTGAACACCTGAAGTTCGGAGAATATCGCTAACATACATTTCTTTACAGCATATATCTATAAATAAACTCACAGACAGGAGGAACTCGTCAGGATGATTATCCTGACATTTTTAAATTTTATTTGACCGTACCATTTTATTTAAAGAGAGGAGGTGCACTATGCAACTGAAAGTAAAAAGGAATTTTGTGGGAGAGAAAATCTATCAAGGAAAGCAGCCAGTTTTAACTTGGCAAAAGAAGTCGTTGAGTCTGGTAACCAAGAATCGATAAAGAAAACGGCCATGGCAGTCAGGCAGCTTGCAAATTTTGCGGATGAATCATTTAATTTAAAAAATCTGGTGAAACTGGATGCTGAAAATATGACAGACTTTGCAGAATATTTAGCCGAAAGGATTGAAAATGGAGAAATTTCGAGAGGCCATGTAACAAATATTATATCATCCTTGAATCGTGTCTTTAATTATTACTATAGGGATGATTTAAAAATATCTGCAAAAAATTTCGGCATAAACAGAGGAGAGAGGTTCAACAATATCGATAAAAGCATACCCAATGATGTTCATGACAAGTTTTCTAATTTTTTGACAGAAAAATATATCGAAAAGGGAGATATCAGATATGAGGCACTACGACTACAGATTGAACTACAAAGAGAGGCTGGGCTACGTTTCAAAGAATCTGCATTATTCAATGGCCATGAATTACATAGAGATGGCAGGTTGGACGTCGATAAAGGAACTAAGGGCGGGCAATTACGGACACTTCAGGCAACAGATTCAGTAAAAGAGTTGGTAAAATATGTAAAAGATTTCAGGAAAGAATACGGCCTTTCTAAATCACTTATCCCGAATAATTATGATTTTAAACAATGGCGGGATTTTGCATACAATACCGCTAAAACGTTCAACAATGAAAGTAATGAAAGTTACAATTTTCATGCGAACAGACACAGCTATGCACAACAAAAATATCAGAGTCTGACAAACACATTACCACCAGTGAAATCAGGATATACAAAAGAAGAACAGATAAAATATATTGCTGAGAAAAATAATATAAGCATTGAACAGGCAAAAGAACTTGATTATAACTCTAGAATGCAGATCTCAGAAGAATTAGGGCATCATCGTATTGACATAACCAACTATTATTTGGGGAAATAAAATGCAGAAAAATAGCCTATTTGAAGAATTTAAGAGAAGATACAACCTAAAAGGTGCAAACTCCACCGTTAAACAGGATTACCGAATAATAGAAAATTTTTGCCAGATCATTACAGAAAAATATCCTGTGCTTCAGTCTATAAATTTATTAAGCATTACTCACAAAAATACTTTTTACAAATATCTGTACAGAAAAGTACAAAAGGGAGAAGTTTCGAAAAATTATGCCAAAGATTGCCTTTATGCAGTTAACAAACTTTATAAAAAGATAGGAAAGCCTGAACTGTGCTATGATGTCCAAAAAATAATAAACAGTATGGATGGGAAAAGAAAAATTACAGTAACTGAGGAGGAATTTGAAAACATAAAGCAATGGCGGAAGAAATATGGCAAAATATTGCCACCGGGTTAATTTTTTTTTATTTTTCCCTTGACTTAATTATAACAAGGACCAAATTACTTTTATTCAACCCTTAATTGGGATCAAAGCAAACAGTATAAGTTTGCCTACTCTGGAGTATTAGACTGTTCAAAAACAGATCTAATGAATAATGTATCAGCCGACACACTGAGATAATCATTAATTAAATCGAGCATTATTATATGCTTCACACACTGTTCGCACAAATAATCCCTTTGTGTGTAATCCTGGAGAAAGAGTTTCAGATAATACAAAGTATAAAAAATAAAACAGAAGAATGCGGTGCGTATTTTCTGCAAACTCGGAGAATTTCTAACGGGGTGATGACCCCGTCTTGGCAGTACAAGAGGGGTCATTTTATGAGAAAAATTAAAAATTTGGAGGAACTGGAAAATTTACTGAGTTTGCAACAAGTAGCGGAAACACTGGGGGTATCTATGAGTACTCTTTATAAACGGACTGGCGAAAAAGCCCCAGAAAGCGAAAAACTTGAAACTTTTAATGTATTTGGCAAGCTGTATGTACATCCAGACGATCTTGTTGAATACATTAACAGGCACGCATCATAATTAAATTTCTACTTTTGGTTTTTATGGTTAAGTAATTGATCTTGATGTTTTACAACCTCTTCTTTTAGGTCATTGTCCCTTAAATGCAGGTATCGCTCGGTGACCTGAATAGAGGAGTGCGCTAATATTTCTTTAACTTTGTAATGGTTTGTGCCTGATTGTAAGAAACTTGTTGCAACAGAATGACGCAAATCATGAATACGGATTTGCGGCAACCCAGCAAGTTTTAATGCATTTGCAAAACTGCCCCTGAAGTCTTTTGTTTTAAAAAGGTTACCACTGTTAATATCGTTTTTATCTACATAATCTTTTATTTCACTTAAGAATCCTGGAGAAGCATGAACTCTGATTTCTTTTTTTGCTTTAGTGTACTCTTTAGGCACTCTAATTATGTTATTTTCAAAATCAATCCATTCAATCTGCATGCCTGATACATTAGATTTTCTCAGTCCAGTGGCAAGACTTATGAGAAGAAACATATATAATTCCTGGTTTTTACTATGCTCGGCAGCTTCGAGAAGATTTAAAGATTCTTCGATGCTAATAGTTGCAGGGTTAAAATCGGTCTTTTTATTTTTTGCTATATCTTTTAATTCATTGTCAAAAGGAATCTCTTTCATATACCTGTTATCTATACACCAATTAAAAAACTTCCGTAAGTTTATCAAATAGTATCTGAGTCCGGAGTTGCCGATCTTTCTTGTGTGGTGTCCGTATCTTTTTATGATTTGGTATTTTTCTTCTGAATACAGTTTTTTTCTTTTGCTTGGTGTTTTTAATACATTGCAAAAATCTTTGATTACAGAAGGTGTAATCTTGGCAAGAGAGATATCTTTAAAATATGAAAAAATAAGATCCCATCTGTGCTGTTCTATTTTAGAGGGTTGATTTATACTTAAGTATTTTTCAAGAATAGTCCCGGTGTTTACTTTCTTAGATATTTTGTAACTGCCCGAATCTTTCGCCTCAAGATATTCATTGAAGGCATCGTTCAAATTGTTAGAGTCTGCTCTGTAAAACTTACCTTTTAGTCTATAATAAATTTGACGCTTTCTGGATAAATTTTCACCACAATTACAGTATACGTGTCCACCTTTTCTGGCATTTTTGTTATCTGTGGATGTAAATTTTCTGCAATTTTCGCATCTCAGATAAATACCTTTCATGTTTAATCACCTCGTCTCTGGATACACTTTTGGATACACTTTTTCGGGACAAATGTCAATAAAAAGGTAAAAAATGAAATAAGTGAAAGAAAAGACAGGAAAGAAAATGTAATTATAAAATATTGATAAATAATGATTTATACAATAGAATATAAGTAAGTACAAAATTATGAAAATTACATAGCGTAGGACTTAAAATCCTGTGGGAGCCTGCTCCCGTGCCGGTTCGATTCCGGCCCCGGGCACCATCCTAATTTTTTTGAATTTTATCGTTTTTTTGGTTGTAACCACAGAGTGATTTAATCGTTTCCCTGTGGTATATCTCATACAGTGAGTCCTTTGAATAAATACCCCACCCAACCTCCCCTAAATTAGGGGAGGGGCTTTATCTCCTCTCCTATCAAAGAGCAAGGAGGGATTAAGTGGTGGTAAAATTTATAATAATACATTATTCAAAGGTATTCTACATTTTTATGTTATGGTGATTGCCACAAAGGTTATTAAGGATGTATAAATTTAAAAAGGTTAGGGACAGAGGACTTCAAAAGTCTTAAGCTTAAAGGCTTTAAAGTATTAATTACAATAATATCCCCTTTAAAAGCCTTTTGCATGTTTTTTCGATTATTGTTATCATTTAAGCAGATATATAAACAAGAAAACAACAAAAAAATTAAAAGGTGTAAAAAGGAAGTTTTAAATAATATGAAGCAAAAGATAAACGGGCGAACGATCGAAATTTCCAACCCGCATAAAGTGTTTTATCCAAATGCAAACATTACCAAAGGGGAAATTTTAAATTATTACAATCGGATTGCTGAATACATGCTCCCGCATATCAGGAACCGGCTTGTGGTAATGCAACGGTTTCCCGAAGGGATTGGCAAAGAAGGTTTTTATCATAAACAGGTACCGGATTATTTCCCCGAGTGGTTGCAGCGAAAAACGGTTACACTGCGGAAAGGGGAAAAACAGGACATTGCTGTTGTCAATAAAAAGGCTGATATTATTTATATGGCCGAGAAGGGGGTGATTACGTTTCATATTTGGCTGTCACAAAAGGACAATATTGAAAAGCCTGATAAACTGATTTTTGACCTGGATCCTCCTAAAAAGGGTGAATTCAGTGAAGTGAAGTTTGCTGCTTATAAATTGCGAGATTTATTCCAGGACATGGGTCTTATCCCTTATGTTATGACGACCGGATCAAAGGGGGTGCATGTAGTTACTCCGATAAAACCTGAATATGACTTCGATATTATCCGACAGTATGTTAGAGATATACTCACAGAGTTGGTAAAAAAATATCCGGATCGATTTACACTTGAGCCCCGAAAAGATGAAAGACAAGGGCGCGTGTTTTTGGATTATCTGCGTCATGCTTTCGGGCAAACGTCCGTGGCTCCATATTCTCTTCGTCCTATTGAAGGTGCTCCGATAGCCACACTGCTTGAATGGGAGGAATTGCCGTACATTGAGAATTCACAGAAGTACCATATGAAAAATATTTTCAAGCGACTTTCGCAAAAGAAAGACCCCTGGAAAGAGTTCAAACTTCATAGAAAATCATTGGATATTTGATATGCCTGAGCTTCCTGATGTAACCTATTTCAAGCATTATATTGACCGAGTTGCGCTCCATAAAAAAATATCAGCTGTTCAATGCGACGATGAGCGTGTCTTGAAAAATACGAATTGTCAGGGGTTGAATCGCATACTCAAAGGAGAGAAGTTTGCAGGAACAAAAAGGCGTGGTAAGTTTTTGATAATAAATCTCGCCAACTCCGGTAAAATGCTGATTTTACACTTCGGTATGACCGGTAATATTTCTTACCGTGAGAGTGAAGCCAAGACGGAGGATGAAAAAAAATATTCTCAATTGACAATTGAATTTCATAACGGATCGCGTTTGTTCTGGATTAACAAACGTCTTTTGGGTTCCGTACATTTGGTGGACAAGGTTGATGAAGTTGCAACGATTAAGGAAATGGGACCGGACGCATTGGAGCTTTCCGAAAATTTATTTTTGAAACTTTTGTCAAAACACGAGCGGAAGAATATTAAAGCATTTTTAATGGATCAGTCAAATATAGCCGGCCTGGGAAACGAGTATTCTAATGAATTGTTATTTCAGGCGGATATCGATCCGCACAGAAAGATTAAAGGTTT is from Flexistipes sinusarabici DSM 4947 and encodes:
- a CDS encoding HD domain-containing protein, yielding MNGFIANYLDKENKNYGLFFVANIFTHETEEGFPYQKLVLYNDRGKTVGYSFNESQNDKIYKYIRISGKKFKNGDSGVININIKNAEIVEPSIENIGKTLNLNTAEKKYLKEIHGFIDLIQDAELKTFMTNVFTDWRTLVSFTRIPASLKNHDSKRNGLIKHTLDVTKIADFLARNFSADIDVDLCIAGALIHDIGKTRVYRKDYKKGKYIYSKKANLLGHKYCGMKLIDKFLNEYCYLCENQHIMLSNIFLNQHSTDYDLGISHEAYIVKTADEMAARMNVILPSGEIRKYNKTLKKFIIDENLLLNSENNAVNQ
- a CDS encoding HNH endonuclease, with amino-acid sequence MARLEKLNNISWKQPLQNRNKEFTLWPSHKKVANFCNFEDGTKRLLNIKFEEYQKINVTDKFQITSGREIRFPKSFQDIVKPVILKNPNSYFIVTVLDVELDPDDKDTFNTSGLVTINTRIGQEKFKKGLIDHWGGCSVTGIKMIEILYASHIKPWADSSDKERLDISNGLLLTPTLDTLFDKGLISFDNDGKIMISKRIKPYISELGIKYSLKLIKKPNDHQKEYLKFHHQNIYKK
- a CDS encoding integrase domain-containing protein, which gives rise to MHYATESKKEFCGRENLSRKAASFNLAKEVVESGNQESIKKTAMAVRQLANFADESFNLKNLVKLDAENMTDFAEYLAERIENGEISRGHVTNIISSLNRVFNYYYRDDLKISAKNFGINRGERFNNIDKSIPNDVHDKFSNFLTEKYIEKGDIRYEALRLQIELQREAGLRFKESALFNGHELHRDGRLDVDKGTKGGQLRTLQATDSVKELVKYVKDFRKEYGLSKSLIPNNYDFKQWRDFAYNTAKTFNNESNESYNFHANRHSYAQQKYQSLTNTLPPVKSGYTKEEQIKYIAEKNNISIEQAKELDYNSRMQISEELGHHRIDITNYYLGK
- a CDS encoding helix-turn-helix domain-containing protein, with translation MRKIKNLEELENLLSLQQVAETLGVSMSTLYKRTGEKAPESEKLETFNVFGKLYVHPDDLVEYINRHAS
- a CDS encoding tyrosine-type recombinase/integrase, with the translated sequence MKGIYLRCENCRKFTSTDNKNARKGGHVYCNCGENLSRKRQIYYRLKGKFYRADSNNLNDAFNEYLEAKDSGSYKISKKVNTGTILEKYLSINQPSKIEQHRWDLIFSYFKDISLAKITPSVIKDFCNVLKTPSKRKKLYSEEKYQIIKRYGHHTRKIGNSGLRYYLINLRKFFNWCIDNRYMKEIPFDNELKDIAKNKKTDFNPATISIEESLNLLEAAEHSKNQELYMFLLISLATGLRKSNVSGMQIEWIDFENNIIRVPKEYTKAKKEIRVHASPGFLSEIKDYVDKNDINSGNLFKTKDFRGSFANALKLAGLPQIRIHDLRHSVATSFLQSGTNHYKVKEILAHSSIQVTERYLHLRDNDLKEEVVKHQDQLLNHKNQK
- the ligD gene encoding non-homologous end-joining DNA ligase → MKQKINGRTIEISNPHKVFYPNANITKGEILNYYNRIAEYMLPHIRNRLVVMQRFPEGIGKEGFYHKQVPDYFPEWLQRKTVTLRKGEKQDIAVVNKKADIIYMAEKGVITFHIWLSQKDNIEKPDKLIFDLDPPKKGEFSEVKFAAYKLRDLFQDMGLIPYVMTTGSKGVHVVTPIKPEYDFDIIRQYVRDILTELVKKYPDRFTLEPRKDERQGRVFLDYLRHAFGQTSVAPYSLRPIEGAPIATLLEWEELPYIENSQKYHMKNIFKRLSQKKDPWKEFKLHRKSLDI
- a CDS encoding DNA-formamidopyrimidine glycosylase family protein, which produces MPELPDVTYFKHYIDRVALHKKISAVQCDDERVLKNTNCQGLNRILKGEKFAGTKRRGKFLIINLANSGKMLILHFGMTGNISYRESEAKTEDEKKYSQLTIEFHNGSRLFWINKRLLGSVHLVDKVDEVATIKEMGPDALELSENLFLKLLSKHERKNIKAFLMDQSNIAGLGNEYSNELLFQADIDPHRKIKGLGNPERKNIYKVMRDMLEKAIEIGVPVNPFPDDWLLAHMDDMTCPKDVKHNLKKERIAGRTAVYCPVHQV